In Streptomyces sp. NBC_01408, one DNA window encodes the following:
- a CDS encoding TldD/PmbA family protein produces MSEGTADGGGAERLLELAQWAVECLQGSADYVQVYAESTVEVRVECLDGDVLATCVEPREGLGCMVRKDDRWRHRAFSVTELGSLPSWLGTAPQDGPDGIGVRWPEREDVDFTPVAARDWLVQDARTPHSLRTTEDFTARTVAVADTEGVRAASVSRLVRRRLEATVTTDGGHYRGLNRWLERGPTAGRGAGSDATLPREVAREALGHARDSALAALRGNRRTPVVFGPTAAVGFLHELVGHALEGDNFAMRSDYIAALRKPGAVPAVLSLYDDATLADGYGSYAIDDEGNTGRTTVLVANGEIGSPLTSVRAAQRHGYTPTANGRRRDYRELPLPRASNTVVRPGSEDPAALLEAGSEGVLHVGCLGAGMINLATGEFSFAALNCSYITPDGHRVPVRDVSIFGDALDVLGRIEAIGSDFGGDSITCGKQGQMIGIGLFSPSMRYSALDWSAA; encoded by the coding sequence ATGAGCGAGGGAACTGCGGACGGCGGCGGCGCCGAACGGCTCCTGGAGCTGGCGCAGTGGGCGGTGGAGTGTCTGCAGGGCTCGGCGGACTACGTACAGGTCTACGCCGAGAGCACTGTCGAGGTGCGCGTCGAGTGCCTGGACGGCGACGTGCTCGCCACCTGCGTCGAGCCCCGTGAGGGGCTCGGCTGCATGGTCCGCAAGGACGACCGCTGGCGTCACCGCGCCTTCTCCGTGACGGAACTCGGTTCGCTGCCCTCATGGTTGGGGACCGCGCCGCAGGACGGCCCCGACGGCATCGGCGTTCGGTGGCCGGAGCGCGAGGACGTGGACTTCACGCCCGTGGCGGCGCGGGACTGGCTCGTCCAGGACGCCCGGACACCCCACTCCCTGCGCACGACGGAGGACTTCACCGCGCGCACCGTCGCCGTGGCCGACACCGAGGGCGTGCGGGCGGCCTCCGTCTCCCGCCTGGTGCGCCGCCGCCTCGAAGCCACCGTCACGACCGACGGCGGACACTACCGGGGCCTCAACCGGTGGCTGGAACGCGGCCCGACGGCAGGCCGTGGTGCGGGCAGTGACGCGACGCTCCCCCGGGAGGTGGCGCGCGAGGCGCTGGGTCACGCACGCGACTCCGCGCTCGCCGCCCTGCGGGGGAACCGCCGCACCCCCGTGGTCTTCGGTCCCACCGCAGCAGTCGGCTTCCTGCACGAGCTCGTCGGGCACGCTCTGGAGGGCGACAACTTCGCCATGCGCAGCGACTACATCGCCGCACTGCGCAAGCCGGGCGCCGTCCCCGCCGTGCTCTCGCTGTACGACGACGCGACCCTCGCCGACGGCTACGGCTCGTACGCCATCGACGACGAGGGCAACACCGGCCGCACCACCGTCCTGGTGGCCAACGGGGAGATCGGCTCGCCGCTCACCTCCGTACGTGCCGCACAGCGCCACGGCTACACGCCCACCGCGAACGGCCGCCGCCGGGACTACCGCGAGCTGCCGCTGCCCCGGGCCAGCAACACCGTGGTCCGGCCCGGGTCCGAGGACCCGGCCGCTCTGCTCGAAGCCGGATCCGAGGGCGTGCTCCACGTCGGCTGCCTGGGCGCCGGAATGATCAACCTCGCGACCGGCGAGTTCTCGTTCGCGGCTCTCAACTGCAGCTACATCACACCCGACGGCCACCGCGTCCCCGTCCGTGACGTCAGCATCTTCGGCGACGCTCTGGACGTCCTGGGCCGCATCGAAGCCATCGGTTCGGACTTCGGCGGCGACAGCATCACGTGTGGAAAGCAGGGCCAGATGATCGGGATCGGTCTCTTCTCGCCTTCGATGCGCTACTCCGCACTGGATTGGAGTGCCGCATGA
- a CDS encoding metallopeptidase TldD-related protein, with protein MRVLENKTAQGLATAAAVEDALHAGEHAATHLERTARRRLTADQDGRKRLFVDEGEFGGFVRLGRDGRELYLNAKELNAQGAAGLLGSGRRFFHLGSAAPAAAHGVAHHRERSADGGWETTAERLDMGAAAAGAAALSDALAARLHGGQGVGSLQISDVLRESVFADRSGTRLWDRCYGVELTAVATSADGTRAVSASRYATGLDGIDPACLGRELSLMEAGMAPGEQRFEGSRVVFAPSAAAQLLRALTQTVLFNPITSPVALAAALVDEGPRPDAYGARSFDCEGSPTGRTELIGVDGVQRAVATRKAHVGGAPDEAGGSGRLTGHAWWNPLKNFPQPTASNIRLTPTGAGSDLLAGERCVVVDARTLGVEEFRSGGQLAFRLLAARAVDGVPQGSLRPMSVEGGAIDFLASVTAVGDHVSYFPGPIPAGGGYMEMDLTRVTSKERER; from the coding sequence ATGAGGGTGCTGGAGAACAAAACCGCTCAGGGTCTGGCCACGGCGGCCGCCGTCGAGGACGCCCTGCACGCGGGCGAGCACGCGGCCACCCACCTCGAACGGACCGCCCGGCGCCGGCTCACGGCGGACCAGGACGGCCGCAAGCGGCTCTTCGTCGACGAAGGGGAGTTCGGCGGCTTCGTACGCCTCGGCCGGGACGGCCGGGAGCTGTACCTCAATGCCAAGGAGCTGAACGCGCAAGGCGCGGCCGGACTCCTCGGGAGCGGCCGCCGGTTCTTCCATCTCGGCAGCGCCGCCCCCGCGGCAGCACACGGCGTGGCCCACCACCGCGAACGATCCGCCGACGGCGGCTGGGAGACCACTGCCGAGCGCCTCGACATGGGCGCCGCGGCCGCCGGCGCGGCCGCGCTGTCCGACGCCCTCGCCGCCCGGCTGCACGGCGGGCAGGGCGTCGGCAGCCTGCAGATCTCCGACGTGCTGCGCGAGTCGGTGTTCGCGGACAGGTCGGGGACCCGGCTCTGGGACCGCTGCTACGGGGTCGAGCTCACTGCCGTCGCCACGAGTGCCGACGGCACCCGAGCCGTCTCCGCCTCCCGGTACGCCACCGGGCTCGACGGGATCGACCCGGCGTGCCTGGGCCGCGAACTGAGCCTGATGGAAGCCGGCATGGCCCCCGGGGAGCAGCGCTTCGAGGGCTCCCGCGTCGTCTTCGCCCCCAGCGCGGCCGCCCAGCTGCTGCGGGCCCTGACGCAGACGGTCCTGTTCAACCCGATCACGAGCCCCGTCGCACTGGCCGCCGCGCTCGTGGACGAGGGGCCCCGTCCGGACGCGTACGGCGCCCGCTCCTTCGACTGCGAGGGTTCACCGACCGGCCGTACGGAGCTCATCGGGGTCGACGGCGTGCAGCGCGCCGTCGCCACCCGCAAGGCGCACGTCGGCGGTGCGCCGGACGAGGCCGGCGGGAGCGGGCGGCTGACCGGGCACGCTTGGTGGAACCCGCTGAAGAACTTCCCGCAGCCGACGGCGAGCAACATCCGGCTGACCCCGACCGGCGCCGGGTCCGACCTCCTGGCCGGCGAGCGCTGCGTGGTCGTGGACGCCCGGACCCTGGGCGTCGAGGAGTTCCGTTCCGGTGGCCAACTGGCCTTCCGGTTGCTGGCCGCCCGTGCGGTGGACGGCGTCCCCCAGGGTTCCCTCCGTCCCATGTCCGTCGAGGGCGGGGCCATCGACTTCCTCGCCTCCGTCACGGCCGTCGGCGACCACGTCTCGTACTTCCCCGGCCCGATCCCGGCCGGAGGCGGCTACATGGAGATGGACCTCACACGGGTCACCTCGAAAGAGAGAGAGCGATGA
- a CDS encoding ABC transporter ATP-binding protein encodes MNTTGTGLEARGLVREFTAKDGTVRRAVDDVALTVRPGELVSVLGPNGAGKTTTVKMLTGLLLPTSGTVLIDGHDVVRSRRRASLACGFSLGGDTGLYPRLTARQNLEFFGLMYGMRGARLESRSRELLEEVGLVDRAGDLVGSFSRGMKQRLHLARALLHDPAVLILDEPSAGLDPQSAAAMRALVARLAGEGRSILLTTHDMREAEELSKRIVLMKGGRVHTESTAAELRLTAAERLGHVVNAVFAAAEAPEGIKHCPGLTHLELDGATVTLRVSDGAAAVQWLLATFPGATSSVAVTPPTLEEVFLDMVAAK; translated from the coding sequence ATGAACACGACCGGAACGGGCCTCGAAGCCCGCGGACTCGTCCGCGAATTCACGGCCAAGGACGGCACCGTGCGGCGGGCCGTCGACGACGTCGCCCTGACCGTCCGGCCCGGCGAGCTCGTCTCCGTGCTCGGTCCCAACGGCGCGGGCAAGACCACGACCGTCAAGATGCTCACCGGTCTCCTGCTCCCGACGTCCGGCACCGTGCTGATCGACGGCCACGACGTCGTGCGTTCGCGCCGCCGCGCCTCGCTGGCCTGTGGATTCAGCCTGGGCGGAGACACGGGTCTGTACCCGCGTCTGACCGCCCGGCAGAACCTGGAGTTCTTCGGGCTCATGTACGGCATGCGCGGCGCGCGGCTGGAGTCCCGGAGCCGGGAGCTGCTGGAGGAGGTCGGCCTCGTCGACCGCGCCGGTGACCTCGTCGGCTCGTTCTCGCGGGGCATGAAGCAGCGGCTGCACTTGGCGCGCGCCCTGCTCCACGACCCGGCCGTGCTCATCCTCGACGAGCCGTCCGCCGGCCTCGACCCGCAGTCCGCCGCCGCCATGCGCGCCCTGGTGGCCCGGCTGGCGGGGGAGGGCCGCAGCATCCTGCTGACCACCCACGACATGCGCGAGGCCGAGGAGCTCAGCAAGCGGATCGTGCTGATGAAGGGCGGCCGCGTCCACACCGAGTCCACGGCCGCAGAGCTCCGGCTGACCGCCGCCGAGCGGCTCGGCCACGTGGTGAACGCGGTCTTCGCGGCCGCCGAGGCCCCCGAGGGGATCAAACACTGCCCCGGGCTGACCCACCTGGAGCTCGACGGTGCGACGGTCACCCTGCGGGTCTCCGACGGGGCCGCCGCCGTCCAGTGGCTGCTCGCCACCTTCCCGGGTGCGACGAGCAGCGTCGCGGTCACCCCGCCCACCCTCGAAGAGGTCTTCCTCGACATGGTGGCGGCGAAATGA
- a CDS encoding ABC transporter permease, protein MTAVTTKPARYDAGRTGWFLPTFVRALTDQLRMHASSPMAVFSTLAMPCVFAFVVHANASGGGAARETTGDMAVGSAGIGMLDSIIVLVVVSLMGEKQWKTLYAALGSPGGLVPVVLGRLTGTAVQSLTALPGTLVILVLLFGLGDGFDWTRWLIGGVLLAFSTASVVGLLGFAVLRYPYSAGMTNGLTGLVMALSALIVPQSALPGPVQKLAFVIPQSHVMAWVRGGGTGELLAALALTGVFCGLVVLAVRRLELIARRQALPLEA, encoded by the coding sequence ATGACTGCCGTGACAACGAAGCCCGCACGCTACGACGCCGGCCGGACGGGCTGGTTCCTGCCCACCTTCGTACGGGCCCTGACCGATCAGCTGCGCATGCACGCCTCCAGCCCCATGGCCGTCTTCTCCACCCTGGCGATGCCGTGCGTGTTCGCGTTCGTCGTGCACGCCAACGCCAGCGGCGGCGGCGCCGCGCGCGAGACCACCGGTGACATGGCCGTCGGCTCCGCGGGAATCGGCATGCTCGACTCGATCATCGTGCTCGTCGTCGTCAGCCTGATGGGCGAGAAGCAGTGGAAGACGCTGTACGCGGCGCTGGGCAGCCCCGGCGGACTCGTCCCGGTGGTGCTCGGCCGACTGACCGGCACCGCCGTGCAGTCGCTGACCGCCCTGCCCGGCACGCTGGTCATCCTGGTCCTGCTGTTCGGCCTCGGCGACGGCTTCGACTGGACACGCTGGCTGATCGGCGGCGTGTTGCTCGCCTTCTCGACCGCGTCCGTGGTGGGTCTGCTCGGCTTCGCCGTGCTCCGCTATCCGTACTCGGCTGGCATGACCAACGGCCTGACGGGCCTGGTCATGGCCCTCAGCGCGCTCATCGTTCCGCAGTCCGCCCTGCCGGGCCCGGTCCAGAAGCTCGCGTTCGTCATCCCGCAGTCCCACGTCATGGCATGGGTGCGCGGCGGCGGTACTGGTGAGCTGCTCGCGGCGCTCGCGCTGACCGGCGTCTTCTGCGGGCTCGTCGTCCTCGCTGTCCGGCGGCTGGAGCTCATCGCCCGCCGGCAGGCCCTGCCCCTGGAGGCCTGA
- a CDS encoding ABC transporter permease, with protein METRIEERPGSAASAALRGAALSYRALFTWLNPLGYLSSRIVRPIGMAIAFISLSTYYGANAGRMLVASSLLAGAGAVVYGMALSIGNERSFGTLGIWLAAPQNKLASVCQRALPHIVDGFVGGLCTYLVCCLLYTTLPMGLPEFAGLLAVGVLTTAGFGLSLSALALVVEDLFVGPNMAELVLMVLSGTLVPQDRLPGFLVPVSEAMPLTHVMDAVERSLAGRPHGSALLVELLVGAAWFVVSVLFLHLAVRRASARAELGHA; from the coding sequence ATGGAAACCCGCATCGAGGAACGCCCGGGCAGCGCGGCGAGTGCCGCCCTGCGCGGGGCGGCGCTCTCGTACCGAGCCCTGTTCACCTGGCTGAACCCGCTCGGCTACCTGAGCTCCCGCATCGTCCGGCCGATCGGCATGGCCATCGCCTTCATCTCCCTGTCCACGTACTACGGGGCCAACGCCGGGCGCATGCTCGTGGCCTCCAGCCTGCTGGCCGGCGCCGGCGCCGTCGTCTACGGCATGGCGCTGTCGATCGGCAACGAGCGCTCGTTCGGCACCCTGGGGATCTGGCTCGCCGCACCCCAGAACAAGCTGGCCTCGGTCTGCCAGCGGGCCCTGCCGCACATCGTGGACGGGTTCGTCGGCGGTCTGTGCACCTACCTGGTGTGCTGCCTGCTCTACACCACGCTGCCGATGGGGTTGCCGGAGTTCGCCGGCCTGCTGGCCGTCGGCGTGCTGACCACCGCCGGGTTCGGCCTGTCGCTGTCGGCTCTCGCGCTGGTCGTCGAGGACCTGTTCGTCGGGCCGAACATGGCGGAACTGGTCCTCATGGTCCTGTCGGGAACCCTCGTTCCACAGGACCGGCTGCCGGGATTCCTGGTGCCGGTGAGTGAGGCCATGCCGCTCACCCACGTGATGGACGCGGTCGAGCGGAGTCTCGCCGGGCGTCCGCACGGGTCGGCCCTCCTGGTCGAACTCCTGGTCGGCGCCGCCTGGTTCGTGGTCAGCGTGCTCTTCCTGCACCTGGCGGTCCGCCGCGCGTCAGCCCGCGCCGAGCTCGGCCACGCTTAG
- a CDS encoding nucleoside-diphosphate kinase, whose product MGTTGNPDERAHDIPPQLLAAVTRSPVKARLFGADTYLREAAWTFGEHLDALQGITLCVLKPEAAVGRRYGTALEALQEHGFRPVDVLRLRHSRLTIRETWRFQLNFADRERIATMDLCLQSLDSVLLVLQDERHRPGDVPASVRLAALKGPATAELRRPEHLRERLGALNGLFNFVHTADEPIDVLRDLGLLLEQPQRERVRGRLLARHDAREEARRICDAIERETEPHDLDPEQSWLRLAKSVAPAGEAARARAAGRTVTPAELLRAAQHPDADPGDLWDLLSILTATVRFNTPDIERIFPNVLLGAWQEEQ is encoded by the coding sequence ATGGGGACGACGGGGAACCCCGACGAGCGCGCGCACGACATACCGCCGCAGCTTCTGGCGGCCGTAACCCGCTCGCCGGTCAAGGCACGGCTGTTCGGCGCGGACACCTACCTGCGGGAAGCCGCCTGGACCTTCGGCGAGCACCTGGACGCCCTACAGGGCATCACCCTGTGTGTCCTCAAGCCGGAGGCCGCCGTGGGCCGCCGCTACGGAACGGCCCTGGAAGCGCTGCAGGAGCACGGCTTCCGTCCGGTCGACGTCCTGCGGTTGCGCCACAGCCGACTGACGATCCGCGAAACGTGGCGCTTCCAGCTGAACTTCGCCGACCGTGAGCGGATCGCCACCATGGACCTGTGCCTGCAGTCCCTGGACAGCGTCCTGCTCGTACTCCAGGACGAACGCCACCGGCCCGGCGACGTTCCGGCATCCGTCCGGCTCGCCGCGCTCAAGGGCCCGGCCACCGCCGAGCTGCGCCGGCCCGAGCACCTGCGCGAGCGGCTCGGGGCACTCAACGGCCTGTTCAACTTCGTGCACACGGCAGACGAGCCCATCGACGTCCTGCGTGACCTCGGACTCCTGCTGGAACAGCCGCAACGCGAACGGGTGCGCGGGCGCCTCCTCGCACGCCACGACGCGCGCGAAGAGGCCCGTCGGATCTGCGACGCGATCGAACGCGAGACGGAACCGCACGATCTCGACCCGGAACAGAGCTGGCTGCGACTCGCGAAGTCCGTCGCCCCCGCCGGTGAGGCGGCGCGCGCGAGGGCGGCGGGGCGCACCGTCACGCCCGCCGAACTGCTGCGTGCCGCACAGCACCCCGACGCGGACCCCGGCGACCTGTGGGACCTGCTGTCCATCCTCACAGCCACCGTGCGGTTCAACACCCCGGACATCGAGCGCATCTTCCCCAACGTCCTGCTCGGCGCCTGGCAGGAGGAGCAGTGA
- a CDS encoding bacterioferritin-associated ferredoxin translates to MSPTICICNRVTEDEIVGWIRRGFTTVDDIGEQCGAGQGCGGCRDELIELIEFIDDFADEAAAPSAQAVTDARS, encoded by the coding sequence GTGAGCCCTACCATCTGCATCTGCAACCGCGTCACCGAAGACGAGATCGTCGGCTGGATCCGGCGCGGCTTCACCACCGTGGACGACATCGGCGAGCAGTGCGGCGCCGGGCAGGGCTGCGGCGGCTGCCGGGACGAGCTCATCGAGCTCATCGAGTTCATCGACGATTTCGCCGACGAGGCAGCCGCCCCGTCGGCGCAGGCGGTGACCGATGCACGGAGCTGA
- a CDS encoding acetylxylan esterase, which translates to MHGAEEQPAAFWRTALEEAEAVPLDPATVEEPTALPGTAVYDFSFAGAHGHRIHGWLMVPRAGDGPLPCVVQYLGYGEGRGHALDRLLWPALGYATLVVDTRGQSGAGGRRGATPDPVGLTHPQVPGFTTRGVLDPRTYYYRDAYTDAVRAVAAAAAHPAVDPARVATAGCSQGGQLALAAAVLSPLVAAALVESPFLSAVTDLARLPDRQPYRELLRFAESYPDLAPRALRSLRLFDVAELAVHGRCPALFSVAGRDGRCAPETGYAAHARYPAEKRLLTWPMAEHAAPNTPLRLAEAEFLADIFTRQPAQADTPAFWQEGHDT; encoded by the coding sequence ATGCACGGAGCTGAAGAGCAGCCCGCGGCGTTCTGGCGGACCGCCCTGGAGGAAGCCGAAGCCGTCCCGCTCGACCCGGCGACCGTCGAGGAGCCCACTGCGCTGCCCGGAACCGCGGTGTACGACTTCTCCTTCGCCGGCGCCCACGGCCACCGGATCCACGGCTGGCTGATGGTTCCGCGCGCCGGCGACGGCCCGCTCCCGTGCGTCGTCCAGTACCTCGGGTACGGCGAGGGCCGCGGCCATGCGCTGGACCGGCTGCTGTGGCCGGCCCTGGGATACGCCACGCTGGTCGTCGACACCCGCGGGCAGAGCGGCGCCGGCGGGCGACGGGGGGCGACACCGGACCCGGTCGGCCTCACCCACCCGCAGGTGCCCGGCTTCACCACCCGGGGCGTCCTGGACCCCCGGACCTACTACTACCGGGACGCCTACACCGACGCCGTACGGGCCGTGGCGGCGGCCGCTGCGCACCCCGCGGTCGACCCCGCCCGCGTCGCGACCGCCGGCTGCAGCCAGGGCGGGCAGCTGGCCCTGGCGGCGGCAGTGCTGAGCCCGCTGGTCGCCGCCGCACTCGTGGAGTCGCCGTTCCTGTCCGCCGTCACCGACCTGGCACGGCTGCCCGACCGGCAGCCGTACCGGGAGCTGCTGCGCTTCGCCGAGTCCTACCCGGACCTCGCGCCGCGCGCCCTGCGAAGCCTGCGCCTCTTCGACGTAGCCGAACTGGCCGTCCACGGGCGCTGCCCGGCACTGTTCTCCGTTGCCGGCCGGGACGGCCGGTGCGCGCCGGAGACCGGATACGCCGCGCATGCCCGCTACCCGGCCGAGAAACGCCTCCTCACCTGGCCAATGGCCGAACACGCCGCCCCCAACACACCGTTGCGGCTGGCCGAGGCGGAGTTCCTCGCGGACATCTTCACCAGGCAGCCGGCTCAGGCGGACACCCCCGCCTTCTGGCAGGAAGGACACGACACATGA
- a CDS encoding nucleoside-diphosphate kinase → MRLLDSDSPPVDRLTEVSADIREAVTWSDEKADLYAVDQYFREACWTFGDIVPQMLGVALCMLKSEATAGRRLRPALRILREEGFQPVDAVRFRHDRLTIREVWRYQFNIASRERIEAMDAILPSTDTVALVLRDERWTPGALPAAVRLNALKGPADPALRGPQHLRHRLGVVNGLFNFTHISDEPADVLRELAVICDEPRRELVRQRILEGHNARPEVLAVFQDLERRHPEHDFDLEASWQRLAAVPGPLGEPARRRAQGEDPSLDGILALTHTTPVDDPHRWDLLTVVTHLLTEMNVPGVTPTVPNVTEVWRPGGRAVGAAS, encoded by the coding sequence ATGAGGCTCCTGGACTCCGACAGCCCACCGGTCGACCGGCTGACCGAGGTGAGCGCGGACATCCGCGAGGCCGTCACCTGGTCGGACGAGAAGGCCGACCTGTATGCGGTGGACCAGTACTTCCGCGAAGCATGCTGGACCTTCGGCGACATCGTCCCCCAGATGCTCGGCGTCGCGCTGTGCATGCTCAAGTCCGAGGCGACGGCCGGACGCAGGCTGCGGCCCGCGCTGCGCATCCTGCGGGAGGAGGGCTTCCAACCCGTCGACGCGGTGCGCTTCCGGCACGACCGGCTGACGATCCGCGAGGTCTGGCGCTATCAGTTCAACATCGCCTCCCGCGAGCGGATCGAGGCGATGGACGCCATCCTGCCCAGCACCGACACCGTTGCGCTGGTGCTCAGGGACGAGCGGTGGACGCCCGGCGCCCTGCCCGCAGCGGTGCGGCTCAACGCGCTCAAGGGGCCGGCGGACCCCGCGCTGCGCGGCCCGCAGCACCTGCGCCACCGGCTCGGCGTCGTCAACGGCCTGTTCAACTTCACGCACATCTCCGACGAACCGGCCGACGTGCTCCGCGAGCTTGCGGTGATCTGTGACGAGCCCCGACGCGAGCTCGTACGGCAGCGCATCCTCGAAGGGCACAACGCCCGCCCCGAGGTCCTCGCCGTCTTCCAAGACCTCGAACGCCGGCACCCCGAGCACGACTTCGACCTGGAGGCGAGCTGGCAGCGGCTCGCGGCCGTCCCCGGACCGCTGGGCGAGCCGGCCCGTCGCCGCGCGCAGGGCGAGGATCCGTCGCTCGACGGGATACTCGCGCTGACGCACACCACACCCGTGGACGATCCCCACCGCTGGGACCTGCTGACCGTGGTGACGCACCTCCTGACGGAGATGAACGTGCCCGGAGTGACTCCCACGGTCCCCAACGTCACGGAAGTTTGGCGCCCCGGAGGCCGGGCGGTCGGAGCCGCCTCGTGA
- a CDS encoding MOSC domain-containing protein gives MTAVLSTVNLGVESTGQWTDVGRSGIDKRPVAHRVTARTWGLEGDLIANPKVHGGPDKAVYAFAREDAVFWERELAREVAPGNIGENFSTLGLDITGAEVGEQWAIGEAVFEVIRARKPCRVFAGFWDVPDLVKRFIAHGAPGAYLRVLKEGTVGAGDPIEIIKRPGHGVTIGLMLRALTTERHLLPRFLDAPEMLPKHHEKARRWLAAQQQTENATR, from the coding sequence GTGACGGCAGTGCTGTCGACCGTCAACCTCGGCGTCGAGAGCACCGGCCAGTGGACGGACGTCGGCCGCAGCGGAATCGACAAGCGCCCCGTCGCCCACAGGGTGACGGCTCGCACCTGGGGCCTGGAGGGCGACCTGATCGCCAACCCGAAGGTGCACGGCGGCCCGGACAAGGCCGTCTACGCCTTCGCCCGCGAGGACGCCGTCTTCTGGGAGCGGGAACTCGCGCGCGAGGTCGCTCCCGGCAACATCGGTGAGAACTTCTCCACCCTCGGCCTCGACATCACCGGCGCCGAGGTGGGGGAGCAATGGGCCATCGGCGAAGCCGTGTTCGAGGTGATCAGAGCCCGTAAGCCGTGCCGCGTCTTCGCCGGCTTCTGGGACGTGCCCGACCTGGTCAAGCGCTTCATCGCCCACGGGGCGCCCGGCGCGTACCTGCGCGTGCTGAAGGAGGGCACCGTCGGCGCAGGGGACCCGATCGAGATCATCAAGCGCCCCGGCCACGGCGTGACCATCGGCTTGATGCTGCGGGCCCTGACCACGGAGCGCCATCTGCTGCCGCGCTTCCTCGACGCCCCCGAGATGCTCCCCAAACACCACGAGAAGGCCCGCCGGTGGCTGGCCGCACAACAACAGACGGAGAATGCGACGCGATGA
- a CDS encoding HAD family phosphatase: MTGNGSEPVELVIFDCDGVLVDSEPIAVRTHVALGAELGWPLTEAEVMERFVGRSTTSIGELIADRVGPDTARIWDERFREMHALAVDTGLTSVDGIEEALDGLEAMGFGPQQWCIASSGSHEKMRHTLGRVGLYDRFEGRIFSAHEVERGKPAPDLFLHAARSLGVDPARCAVVEDSRFGIQAATAAGMRGFGYAGGLTPAEWLTVPGTVVFTDMRQLPALLAAHWAIGVGHASGN, from the coding sequence TTGACCGGGAACGGGAGCGAGCCGGTCGAGCTCGTCATCTTCGACTGCGACGGCGTACTCGTCGACAGCGAGCCCATCGCCGTGCGGACCCATGTCGCTCTCGGCGCCGAGCTGGGCTGGCCGTTGACCGAAGCCGAGGTCATGGAGCGCTTCGTCGGCCGCTCCACCACCTCCATCGGCGAACTGATAGCCGATCGGGTCGGCCCTGATACCGCACGGATCTGGGACGAGCGCTTCCGCGAGATGCATGCACTGGCGGTGGACACCGGCTTGACGTCCGTCGACGGCATCGAGGAAGCCCTCGACGGCCTGGAGGCAATGGGCTTCGGGCCGCAGCAGTGGTGCATCGCCTCCAGCGGCAGCCACGAGAAGATGCGGCACACCCTGGGCCGGGTCGGACTGTACGACCGCTTCGAAGGCCGGATCTTCAGCGCCCACGAGGTCGAGCGTGGCAAGCCCGCCCCCGACCTCTTCCTGCACGCCGCCCGCTCCCTCGGAGTGGACCCGGCGCGCTGCGCGGTCGTCGAGGACAGCCGTTTCGGCATCCAGGCCGCCACGGCCGCCGGCATGCGCGGCTTCGGCTACGCAGGTGGCTTGACACCCGCCGAGTGGCTGACGGTCCCCGGGACGGTGGTCTTCACCGACATGCGGCAGCTGCCGGCCCTGCTCGCGGCGCACTGGGCGATCGGGGTCGGACATGCCTCTGGAAATTGA
- a CDS encoding adenylate cyclase: MPLEIERKFLLDRFTPPPAAVAEPIEQGYIAITPDGTEVRLRSIAGKYVLGVKRGTGSLSRIEVECPLTESEFDELWPATAGARLVKTRYTVPLEGTTVYVDVYAEGLAGLHTAEVEFASEAAAEDFTPPPWFGSEVTRAKPYKNRILATEGLPRFPAGH; this comes from the coding sequence ATGCCTCTGGAAATTGAGCGCAAGTTCCTGCTGGACCGCTTCACACCGCCGCCCGCGGCGGTCGCGGAGCCCATCGAGCAGGGCTACATCGCGATCACTCCGGACGGTACCGAGGTCCGTCTGCGCAGCATTGCCGGCAAGTACGTCCTCGGCGTCAAGCGCGGCACCGGCTCGCTGTCGCGTATCGAGGTGGAATGTCCGCTGACGGAGTCGGAGTTCGACGAGCTGTGGCCGGCGACGGCCGGTGCCCGACTCGTGAAGACCCGCTACACCGTGCCGCTGGAAGGCACGACGGTGTACGTGGACGTCTACGCGGAGGGCTTGGCGGGTCTGCACACGGCCGAAGTCGAATTCGCCTCGGAGGCGGCGGCCGAGGACTTCACCCCGCCGCCCTGGTTCGGCTCGGAGGTCACCAGAGCCAAGCCCTACAAGAACCGCATCCTGGCGACCGAGGGCCTCCCGCGCTTTCCGGCCGGCCACTGA